A part of Candidatus Sulfotelmatobacter sp. genomic DNA contains:
- the dusB gene encoding tRNA dihydrouridine synthase DusB: MLKIGEVAIDSPFLLAPLAGVSDSPFRQLAREQGAAAVYTEMVSADGLVRGQQATLDYIGFEPHERPIGIQLFGSDPGVMTDAVRFLCELPEGRRPDLIDINMGCPVRKVVNRCAGAALLQDVPLISRIVSKMSEASALPVTAKIRLGWDGNSRNVVEVTRALEDSGAKAVAIHARTRAEKFEGEAHWEMIGEAKRAVRIPVIGNGDVRDPESALRMLETTGCDGVMLGRAAFGDPWVFRRVRAAWERGETLPLPTARERLEAGVRHLRMMVRSVGEDRAAREMRKHVAWYVKGLPNSARVREQVNRTRTVDEMVELLTRYLTEIEEAADPGPSQAAAGVEGHAAL; encoded by the coding sequence ATGCTGAAGATCGGCGAGGTCGCGATCGATTCGCCGTTCCTGCTGGCGCCGCTCGCCGGGGTCAGCGATTCACCCTTCCGCCAGCTGGCGCGCGAGCAGGGAGCGGCCGCCGTGTACACCGAGATGGTCTCGGCCGACGGCCTGGTGCGCGGCCAGCAGGCGACTCTCGACTACATCGGCTTCGAGCCGCACGAGCGGCCGATCGGCATCCAGCTGTTCGGCTCGGACCCCGGCGTCATGACCGACGCCGTACGATTCCTGTGCGAGCTTCCGGAAGGCCGGCGGCCCGACCTGATCGACATCAACATGGGCTGTCCGGTGCGCAAGGTGGTCAATCGGTGCGCCGGCGCGGCGCTGCTCCAGGACGTGCCGCTGATCTCCCGGATCGTCTCGAAGATGAGCGAGGCCAGCGCGCTTCCGGTTACCGCCAAGATCCGGCTGGGATGGGACGGCAACTCGCGAAACGTGGTCGAGGTGACGCGCGCGCTCGAAGATTCCGGAGCGAAGGCGGTGGCGATTCATGCCCGTACGCGCGCCGAGAAATTCGAGGGCGAGGCACACTGGGAAATGATCGGAGAGGCCAAGCGCGCGGTGCGCATTCCCGTGATCGGCAACGGCGACGTGCGCGACCCCGAGAGCGCGCTGCGCATGCTGGAAACCACCGGGTGTGACGGGGTGATGCTGGGCCGCGCGGCGTTCGGCGATCCGTGGGTGTTCCGGCGCGTGCGGGCCGCCTGGGAGCGTGGCGAAACCCTGCCGCTTCCCACCGCGCGCGAACGGCTCGAGGCCGGCGTGCGCCATCTGCGCATGATGGTGCGCTCGGTGGGTGAGGATCGCGCCGCGCGCGAGATGCGCAAGCACGTCGCCTGGTACGTGAAGGGACTGCCCAACAGCGCGCGTGTCCGCGAGCAGGTGAACCGCACCCGCACGGTGGATGAGATGGTCGAGCTGCTGACCCGCTACCTGACCGAAATCGAGGAGGCGGCCGACCCCGGGCCCTCGCAGGCGGCCGCCGGAGTGGAGGGACATGCAGCGCTCTGA
- a CDS encoding CDP-alcohol phosphatidyltransferase family protein, producing the protein MSVPLSGTRSGRVPLKESLKRFAHVALDPLVRALARAGVRPDHLTFLGLILSLASGLAFALGHFRSGAAFATAAGICDILDGQLARATGHVSRFGAFLDSTLDRIAEAALLVGIASFYTGTLVDLAVNPERVAQQLARGLEPVTWAAISLLAMLALVGSFMVSYTRARAEGLGLECRVGWFERPERMIVLIIAGFAGLGPIMPAALLLLVAFSFATAFQRMAYVWKNTRGAGRDV; encoded by the coding sequence GTGAGCGTCCCCCTGTCGGGAACTCGCTCCGGCCGCGTGCCGCTCAAGGAGTCGCTCAAACGGTTCGCGCACGTGGCGCTCGATCCCCTGGTGCGGGCGCTGGCTCGGGCCGGCGTTCGGCCCGATCACCTCACCTTTCTCGGATTGATCCTGAGTCTGGCCTCGGGTCTGGCGTTCGCGCTCGGTCACTTCCGTTCCGGCGCGGCCTTCGCCACCGCCGCCGGCATCTGCGACATCCTCGATGGCCAGCTGGCTCGCGCGACCGGGCACGTCTCGCGCTTCGGAGCGTTTCTCGACTCGACGCTCGACCGCATCGCCGAGGCGGCGCTGCTGGTCGGCATCGCGAGCTTCTACACCGGCACGCTGGTGGACCTGGCGGTCAATCCCGAGCGCGTGGCGCAGCAGCTTGCCCGCGGGCTGGAGCCGGTCACCTGGGCCGCCATCAGCCTGCTGGCGATGCTGGCGCTGGTGGGCTCGTTCATGGTGTCCTATACCCGCGCGCGCGCCGAGGGCCTCGGCCTGGAGTGCCGCGTGGGCTGGTTCGAGCGGCCCGAACGCATGATCGTGCTGATCATCGCCGGCTTCGCGGGGCTCGGTCCCATCATGCCGGCGGCGTTGCTGCTGCTGGTCGCGTTCTCATTCGCCACGGCGTTTCAGCGCATGGCGTACGTCTGGAAGAACACCCGCGGCGCGGGTCGCGACGTATAA
- the tmk gene encoding dTMP kinase, translating to MPGLFITFEGGEGTGKSTQIEKLAARLRARGLDPLLTREPGGTPLAESVRALLLAPGRGPEPLSEAFLMEAARAELVAGVIRPALAAGRVVLCDRYDDSTLAYQGGGRQLDDALLRAMNRAATGGLRPDLTLLFDLDPERGLDRRAGASGATNRLDQEPLEFHRRVRERYRALAAAEPRRWRVLDAGLSAEALEEQVWAAVEARLRP from the coding sequence ATGCCGGGCCTGTTCATCACCTTCGAGGGCGGCGAGGGCACGGGAAAGTCCACCCAGATCGAGAAACTCGCGGCGCGCCTGCGCGCGCGCGGTCTCGATCCGCTGCTCACGCGTGAGCCCGGCGGCACGCCGCTGGCGGAGAGCGTTCGCGCGCTGCTGCTCGCGCCCGGGCGCGGACCCGAGCCGCTCAGCGAGGCGTTCCTCATGGAGGCGGCGCGCGCCGAGCTGGTGGCCGGTGTGATCCGCCCGGCGCTGGCGGCGGGGCGCGTGGTGCTCTGCGACCGCTACGACGACTCGACGCTGGCCTATCAGGGTGGCGGGCGACAGCTCGATGACGCGTTGTTGCGCGCCATGAATCGCGCGGCGACCGGCGGGCTCAGGCCGGACCTCACGCTGCTGTTCGATCTCGATCCCGAGCGCGGGCTCGACCGGCGCGCCGGCGCCTCGGGCGCCACCAATCGGCTGGATCAGGAGCCGCTCGAGTTTCACCGCCGCGTGCGGGAGCGCTATCGGGCGCTCGCGGCCGCCGAGCCTCGGCGCTGGCGCGTGCTGGATGCCGGGCTGTCCGCGGAAGCGCTCGAGGAGCAGGTGTGGGCCGCGGTCGAAGCCCGGCTGCGTCCGTAA
- the larB gene encoding nickel pincer cofactor biosynthesis protein LarB: MQRSELRALLRRVRRGDVAPAAAARSIEGEPIERLAFATLDHQRTLRTGFAEVVFGQGKTPAQLVAIMGRLLSRSGVVLATRVDDAGRQALAGAFPNAEIHHRARCVVLRRRRVRAARRAVRNGVLVISAGTSDLPVAEEALITARTLGSPAELVADVGVAGLHRLLAHRERLRDARALVVVAGLEGALPSVVGGLTDRPLIAVPTSVGYGAHFKGLAPLLAMLNSCAAGVMVVNVDNGFGAGYAAHLIVRGARAR, from the coding sequence ATGCAGCGCTCTGAGCTGCGCGCGCTGCTCCGCCGCGTCCGCCGCGGCGACGTGGCGCCGGCGGCGGCGGCGCGCAGCATCGAGGGCGAGCCGATCGAGCGCCTGGCCTTTGCCACCCTGGACCACCAGCGTACCCTTCGCACCGGGTTCGCCGAGGTGGTGTTCGGACAGGGAAAGACCCCGGCGCAACTGGTGGCGATCATGGGCCGGCTGCTGAGCCGGAGCGGCGTGGTGCTGGCGACGCGCGTTGACGACGCCGGGCGGCAGGCGCTGGCCGGGGCGTTCCCAAACGCCGAGATCCACCACCGAGCGCGCTGCGTCGTGCTGAGGAGACGCCGCGTCCGCGCGGCTCGGCGCGCCGTCCGCAACGGCGTGCTCGTGATCTCGGCGGGCACCTCGGATCTGCCGGTCGCCGAGGAGGCCCTGATCACCGCCCGGACGCTCGGCAGCCCCGCCGAGCTGGTTGCCGACGTCGGGGTCGCCGGGCTCCATCGGCTGCTGGCTCATCGCGAGCGACTGCGCGATGCTCGGGCGCTGGTGGTGGTGGCGGGCCTCGAGGGGGCGCTGCCGAGCGTGGTCGGCGGACTCACCGATCGGCCGTTGATCGCGGTGCCGACCAGCGTCGGCTACGGCGCCCACTTCAAGGGGCTCGCGCCCCTGCTCGCCATGCTGAATTCGTGCGCGGCGGGAGTGATGGTGGTGAACGTGGACAATGGCTTCGGCGCGGGCTACGCGGCGCATCTCATCGTGCGCGGGGCGCGCGCGCGCTGA
- a CDS encoding HAD-IB family phosphatase, whose protein sequence is MRVAWLCDFDGTLSPADVGASLIARFAPDGAERRRELLARWQRDEIGSRDLTVEECRDLRVSEPEALAFVRGFALDPGFAAFSSAALARGDEVLVVSDGFDFYIRELLARDGLGNIPYLANRARFENGGLYPEFPHAGGCGRCGNCKAEPVRRFRAMGLHTVVVGDGLSDRCGAREADRVVARGGLLEWCRREGREVVPFEGFARLRPGAAVRAC, encoded by the coding sequence ATGAGGGTCGCCTGGCTCTGTGATTTCGACGGGACGCTCTCGCCCGCCGACGTCGGGGCGTCGCTGATCGCGCGCTTCGCGCCGGACGGCGCGGAACGGCGCCGCGAGTTGCTGGCGCGCTGGCAGCGCGACGAAATCGGGAGCCGGGATCTGACCGTCGAGGAATGCCGTGACCTGCGGGTCAGCGAACCCGAGGCACTGGCGTTCGTGCGGGGATTCGCTCTGGATCCGGGTTTCGCGGCGTTTTCGAGCGCGGCGCTGGCGCGCGGCGACGAGGTGCTGGTGGTGAGCGACGGATTCGATTTCTACATTCGCGAGCTGCTGGCGCGCGATGGTCTCGGGAACATCCCGTACCTTGCCAATCGCGCGCGCTTCGAGAACGGCGGGCTCTACCCGGAGTTCCCGCACGCCGGCGGTTGCGGCCGATGCGGAAACTGCAAGGCCGAACCGGTTCGCCGCTTCCGCGCCATGGGACTGCACACGGTGGTGGTGGGCGACGGGCTCTCGGACCGCTGTGGCGCGCGCGAGGCCGACCGCGTGGTGGCGCGAGGCGGGCTGCTCGAATGGTGCCGCCGGGAGGGCCGCGAGGTGGTGCCGTTCGAGGGATTCGCCCGCCTGCGACCGGGCGCGGCGGTTCGCGCATGCTGA
- the larC gene encoding nickel pincer cofactor biosynthesis protein LarC — protein MRIAYFDCFAGISGDMTLGALVSAGWDRSALESLPRRLKLDGVRVSFDDVKRGPFHALQVKVEVAEARQPHRHLRHVEQILEQAELDEAPRARALAIFQRLAEAEAEVHGSTIEKVHFHEVGAADALVDVAGAAEGLAALGIERVFASAPRLGGGEVMSQHGRIPVPAPATVALLRGAPVELGPIASELTTPTGAALLATLVESWAAPPAFRLERTGIGAGSRDPKELANVLRVLVGTVDPAKTARQQVAVLETSLDDENPQLVGALLPRLLAAGALDAMVVPTVMKKGRPGLWLVVIAPPDRADELGGLLLRESSTLGVRMRIEERLELERRTVSVSTSHGPVTLKIARLPDGTERAVPEFESVREVAERSGQPHREVAESAIAAWRAGRGAS, from the coding sequence ATGCGCATCGCCTACTTCGACTGCTTTGCCGGCATCAGCGGCGACATGACGCTCGGGGCGCTGGTGAGCGCGGGCTGGGACCGCTCGGCGCTCGAATCCCTGCCCCGGCGCCTGAAGCTGGACGGTGTGCGCGTCAGCTTCGACGACGTGAAGCGCGGGCCGTTCCACGCGCTGCAGGTCAAGGTCGAGGTCGCCGAGGCCCGCCAGCCGCACCGGCATCTGCGCCACGTCGAGCAGATCCTCGAGCAGGCCGAGCTCGACGAAGCGCCACGCGCCCGGGCGCTGGCCATCTTCCAGCGGCTCGCCGAAGCCGAGGCCGAGGTCCACGGCAGCACGATCGAGAAAGTGCACTTCCACGAGGTCGGCGCGGCGGATGCGCTGGTGGACGTCGCGGGTGCCGCCGAGGGGCTCGCAGCACTCGGGATCGAACGAGTGTTCGCCTCGGCCCCGCGCCTCGGGGGCGGCGAGGTGATGTCGCAGCACGGCCGCATTCCGGTGCCGGCGCCGGCGACCGTGGCCCTGCTTCGCGGTGCCCCGGTCGAGCTCGGGCCCATCGCCAGCGAGCTCACCACGCCCACCGGCGCCGCGCTGCTTGCGACCCTGGTGGAGAGCTGGGCGGCGCCGCCCGCCTTCCGGCTGGAGCGGACCGGGATCGGAGCGGGGAGCCGCGATCCGAAGGAGCTCGCGAACGTGCTGCGCGTGCTGGTCGGCACCGTCGACCCGGCGAAGACCGCTCGTCAGCAGGTTGCGGTGCTCGAAACCTCGCTCGACGACGAGAATCCTCAACTGGTCGGCGCCCTGCTTCCCCGCCTGCTCGCCGCCGGCGCGCTCGACGCGATGGTGGTGCCCACGGTCATGAAGAAGGGCCGCCCGGGTCTCTGGCTGGTGGTGATCGCGCCGCCGGATCGTGCCGACGAGCTGGGCGGACTCCTGCTTCGGGAATCCTCCACGCTGGGAGTGCGGATGCGCATCGAGGAGCGCCTCGAGCTGGAGCGCCGCACGGTCAGCGTCTCGACCTCCCACGGGCCGGTCACGCTCAAGATCGCGCGCCTTCCGGACGGCACCGAGCGCGCGGTCCCCGAGTTCGAATCGGTTCGCGAGGTGGCCGAGCGCTCGGGCCAGCCGCATCGCGAAGTCGCCGAGTCCGCCATCGCCGCGTGGAGGGCCGGCCGGGGCGCGAGCTGA
- a CDS encoding S41 family peptidase, whose product MSRRLLLAASLIALFAVGWWAGRGGATNGLYGNMDDFVEVLHRVEESYVNPVAPGPLVDGAIKGLFRQLDPFSQFLDHDALARLQGTTEGEFGGIGVLVSVRDNHPTVISPVEGSPAWRAGLRPGDAILHIDGKSTAGFTIDDTSKLLRGERGTSVRLGVLGEGDTQERDVTLERDIIKTKSVPYAFMVDKEIGYLRLASFSERSSSEVREGLDQLKRQGAKKLLLDLRSNPGGVLDQAVAIAEQFLPRGSLVVSTRGRDASQDQRYTVQSPGAESGWPLVVLVDGGSASASEVLTGALQDLDRALVVGHTTFGKGLVQRVFPLRGTGDAVKLTTARYYTPSGRCINRLPTVQSDADDESGDDEEGAPAESSKSEPLFHTTSGRPVRGGGGIAPDLAIEPDSLTPLMTDVERRLLSFRFANRWVNGHPDTRLTADVSPDLWSAFTDFLQQEKLAADPAALAAQRPQLEQSLRRELARRLEGDAAAARVALESDPVYRAGLKALLGARSSKDVFAVARPAESPRSGKRETVSTR is encoded by the coding sequence ATGTCTCGACGACTCCTGCTGGCCGCCTCGCTGATCGCCCTGTTCGCGGTGGGCTGGTGGGCGGGTCGCGGCGGCGCCACCAACGGTCTCTACGGCAACATGGACGACTTCGTCGAAGTCCTCCATCGGGTCGAGGAGAGCTACGTGAATCCGGTCGCGCCCGGACCGCTGGTGGACGGGGCGATCAAGGGCCTGTTCAGGCAGCTCGACCCGTTCTCGCAGTTCCTCGATCACGACGCGCTGGCGCGCCTGCAGGGCACCACCGAGGGCGAGTTCGGCGGCATCGGCGTGCTGGTCAGCGTCCGGGACAATCACCCGACGGTGATTTCGCCGGTCGAAGGCAGTCCGGCGTGGCGCGCCGGGCTGCGCCCCGGTGACGCGATCCTGCACATCGATGGCAAGTCCACCGCCGGCTTCACCATCGACGACACCTCGAAACTGCTGCGCGGCGAGCGCGGCACGTCGGTACGGCTGGGCGTGCTCGGCGAGGGCGACACCCAGGAACGCGACGTGACGCTCGAGCGTGACATCATCAAGACCAAGAGCGTCCCCTACGCGTTCATGGTGGACAAGGAAATCGGGTACCTCCGGCTGGCGAGCTTTTCCGAGCGCTCGTCGAGCGAGGTGCGCGAGGGGCTCGACCAGCTCAAACGCCAGGGCGCGAAGAAGCTGCTGCTCGACTTGCGCTCCAATCCCGGCGGCGTGCTCGATCAGGCGGTGGCGATCGCCGAGCAGTTCCTGCCGCGCGGCTCGCTGGTGGTGTCGACGCGTGGCCGCGATGCTTCACAGGATCAGCGCTACACCGTGCAGAGCCCCGGCGCCGAGAGCGGCTGGCCACTGGTGGTGCTGGTGGACGGCGGCAGCGCCTCGGCCTCCGAGGTGCTGACCGGCGCGCTGCAGGATTTGGACCGCGCGCTGGTCGTCGGGCACACCACCTTCGGCAAGGGGCTCGTGCAACGCGTGTTCCCGCTGCGCGGCACCGGCGACGCGGTCAAGCTGACCACGGCGCGCTACTACACGCCGAGCGGCCGTTGCATCAATCGTCTGCCGACGGTGCAATCCGACGCCGACGACGAATCGGGTGACGATGAAGAGGGCGCCCCCGCCGAATCGTCGAAGAGCGAACCGTTGTTCCACACCACTTCCGGCCGGCCGGTGCGCGGCGGCGGCGGGATCGCGCCCGATCTGGCGATCGAGCCCGACTCCCTCACCCCGCTGATGACCGACGTCGAGCGCCGCTTGCTCTCGTTCCGCTTCGCCAATCGCTGGGTGAACGGGCATCCCGACACCCGGCTCACGGCCGACGTCAGCCCGGACCTGTGGAGCGCCTTCACCGACTTCCTGCAGCAGGAGAAGCTGGCCGCGGATCCGGCGGCGCTCGCGGCCCAGCGCCCGCAGCTCGAGCAGTCGCTGCGCCGCGAGCTGGCGCGGCGACTCGAGGGAGATGCGGCGGCGGCGCGTGTGGCGCTGGAATCGGATCCGGTCTATCGCGCCGGTCTCAAGGCGCTGCTCGGAGCGCGCTCGTCGAAGGACGTGTTCGCGGTCGCGCGCCCGGCCGAATCCCCGCGATCCGGCAAGCGCGAGACCGTCTCGACTCGATGA
- a CDS encoding ATP-binding cassette domain-containing protein gives MEGRPGRELMRLELLDVSVAPPGAPQPVLEGFSLAVDSGEWVALGGPNGSGKTTLLLVAAGLRPPRGGARRIEGTAPAGAPRNGVRADGDPIIATLLQDPSSQLLRSTVAEEIAMSAENLGVSPAEIDAETRHVAERLGLSRDLQIDPRTLSAGRQQLVLLASSLVGRPDFLIADEPGAHLDLESRARVLGLVRDRVRGGMGVLWATQNSIEAAAADRRLAIGGSFEPAPREAVPAIGTPGGERLVLEVAPDRGAPGPRVRTHAGFVVRLPESGVVALTGPNGAGKSVLLGAAVGVIDCPQVRRAMAPDRPGILVGQYPELQIFEDGVAAELRYAAEQRGRNARETVDEARAILRRLGLGVSFLERRTWELSAGEKRLVLLVAALVAPASFLALDEPTAGLDASRKAALAAILARQAQSTPILLASQDPGWLGSLGASVLPIPDE, from the coding sequence GTGGAGGGCCGGCCGGGGCGCGAGCTGATGCGGCTGGAGCTGCTGGACGTGTCGGTGGCCCCGCCCGGGGCGCCGCAGCCGGTTCTCGAGGGTTTTTCACTGGCGGTGGACTCGGGAGAGTGGGTGGCGCTCGGGGGCCCGAACGGCAGCGGCAAGACCACTCTGCTGCTGGTGGCGGCGGGCCTGAGGCCGCCGCGAGGCGGGGCGCGCCGAATCGAAGGCACCGCGCCCGCCGGAGCGCCGCGGAATGGCGTTCGCGCAGACGGTGATCCGATCATCGCCACCCTGCTCCAGGACCCCAGCTCTCAGCTGCTGCGCTCGACGGTCGCGGAAGAGATCGCCATGTCGGCCGAGAACCTCGGCGTCTCGCCGGCCGAGATCGACGCCGAGACGAGGCATGTCGCCGAGCGCCTCGGTCTCTCGCGCGACCTGCAGATCGATCCGCGCACGCTCTCGGCCGGCCGCCAGCAGCTGGTGCTGCTGGCCTCGTCGCTGGTCGGCCGTCCCGATTTCCTGATCGCCGACGAGCCCGGCGCGCATCTCGACCTCGAGTCGCGGGCGCGCGTTCTCGGTCTGGTTCGCGATCGAGTGCGGGGGGGAATGGGCGTCCTCTGGGCGACCCAGAATTCGATCGAAGCCGCAGCCGCCGATCGGCGGCTGGCGATCGGCGGGAGTTTCGAGCCAGCGCCGCGCGAGGCAGTCCCCGCCATCGGGACCCCGGGAGGTGAGCGGCTCGTGCTCGAGGTCGCCCCCGACCGCGGAGCGCCGGGCCCGAGAGTCCGCACCCACGCGGGGTTCGTCGTACGCCTTCCCGAAAGCGGCGTGGTGGCGCTGACCGGGCCGAACGGAGCGGGCAAGAGCGTGCTGCTGGGCGCCGCGGTCGGGGTCATCGATTGCCCTCAGGTGCGGCGGGCCATGGCCCCGGACCGTCCTGGAATCCTGGTGGGTCAGTATCCCGAGCTCCAGATTTTCGAGGATGGGGTTGCCGCCGAGCTGCGATATGCCGCGGAACAACGGGGACGAAACGCCCGTGAGACGGTCGACGAGGCCCGGGCGATCCTGCGACGGCTCGGACTCGGAGTCAGCTTCCTGGAACGCCGGACCTGGGAGTTGTCGGCGGGGGAGAAGCGGTTGGTGCTGCTGGTCGCCGCCCTGGTGGCCCCGGCCTCGTTTCTGGCCCTGGACGAGCCCACGGCCGGGCTGGATGCCTCCCGAAAGGCGGCGCTGGCCGCGATCCTGGCCCGCCAGGCGCAAAGCACGCCGATCCTGCTGGCC